Part of the Macrobrachium nipponense isolate FS-2020 chromosome 49, ASM1510439v2, whole genome shotgun sequence genome, tcttccagggcgactcactgtccccactactcttcgtagtagccatgattcccatgacaaaagtactacagaagatggatgccgggtaccaactcaagaaaagaggcaacagaatcaaccatctgatgttcatggacgacatcaaactgtatggtaagagcatcaaggaaatagataccctaatccagactgtaaggattgtatctggggacatcaggatggagtttggaatagaaaaatgcgccttagtcaacatgcaaaaaggcaaagtaacgagaactgaagggataaagctaccagatgggaccaacatcaaacacatagatgagccaggatacaaatacctgggaataatggaaggaggggatataaaacaccaagagatgaaggacacgaaagaatatatgcagggactcaaggcgatactcaagtcaaaactcaacgccggaaatatgataaaagccataaacacatgggcattgccagtaatcagatacagcgcaggagtagtggaatggacgaaggcagaactccgcaggcatagatcagaaaaccaggaaacatatgacaaatacacaaagcactacacccaagagcaaatatggacagactatacataacacgaaaggaaggagggagaggactactaagtatagaggactgcgtcaacatcgagaacagagcactggggcaatatctgaaaaccagtgaagaggagtggctaaagagtgcatgggaagaagtactaataaaagtagacgaagacccagaaatatacagaggactggcacaacaaaccaatgcacggacaatacatgagacagactaaagaactagccagcgatgacacatggcaatggctacagaggggagagctaaagaaggaaactgaaggaatgataacagcggcacaagatcaggccctaagaaccagatatgttcaaagaacgatagacggaaataacatctctcccatatgtaggaagtgcaatacgaaaaatgaaaccataaaccacatagcaagcgaatgcccggcacttgcacagaaccagtacaaaaagaggcatgattcagtggcaaaagccctccactggagcctgtgcaagaaacatcagctaccttgcagtaataagtggtacgagcaccaacctgagggagtgatagaaaacgatcaggcaaagatcccctgggactatggtatcagaacggatagggtgatacgtgcaaacagaccagacgtgacgttgattgacaaagtcaagaagaaagtatcactcattgatgtcgcaataccatgggacaccagagttgaagagaaagagagggaaaaaatggataagtatcaagatctgaaaatagaaataagaaggatatgggatatgccagtggaaatcgtacccataatcataggagcactaggcacgatcccaagatccctgaaaaggaatctagaaaaactagaggctgaagtagctccaggactcatgcagaagagtgtgatcctagaaacggcacacatagtaagaaaagtgatggaatcctaaggaggcaggatgcaacccggaaccccacactataaatgccaccaagtcgaattggaggactgtgatagagcaaaaaacaaaaaacaaaaaaaataataataataataataataataataataataataataataataaataagaacaataataataataaatatatgtcaaACTTGATATAATACAGTTCGAAGAAGTTCTGCCATATTACCCAGAAAttcatcaaaataatatattaccATAACCCTCTCTGATACGTAACGTAGAACATAAATGTAACGCATTGTAATGTAACATTTATAAGATATGTACccttaatggaaaatatttgttaCACAACACACGTCAGTAGTAGATGGACTGTACCATGTTTGTAATTAAGGAGACACATCGGGAGtctgtatttttatatgtattcatgtattctCTCACAAAATCGTACAAAATAGTAATTTTTGTTTTGACCACAGATGTCACAAAACATCTATGTACATTTTGGTCAGTTGTGTACATGTGTTTACCTGTCCAGCTGTCTTGTTTgtctatttagatatatatatatatatatatatatatatatatatatatatatatatatatatatataatatatattatatatatatatatatatatatatatatatatgtatatatatatatatatacatatatatatatatatatatatatatatatatatatatatatatatatatatatatatatatatataatatatatatatatatatatatatatatatatatatatatatatatatatatatatatatatatatatatatatatatatatatatatatatatatagatattatatatatatatacatatatatatatatatatttatatatatatatatatatatatatatatatatatatatatatatatatatatatatatatatatagtatttttttcctcGTTTCTTATCAGATGATTCAATTTCTTTCAGAAATTGTACAACCTGCAACAAAAGCACAGCGCACGAATCCCTTTTCTAGCATTGTATGACATGATTTCTGGCGATGGATGGCACTTTTGACTCCTAGCAGCTTATGGCAACTTTGATGTCTGGCAATGAATGGCAACTTTGACTCTTGGCAACTCATGACATCTTGGAATCAAATCCTGCGCCTCATAGCCACAACATGGAGGCAAGACAGAAGTCGCAGATGTTGGCAATCGAGGAGGACATCTGTGACAGTTTTGCGTCAGAATCGTGAAACGGGGCAAAGGATATCCAACGAGATCTCATCAACGACCCTTCAGAAATGAGATGAAAACAGAAGGCTGTTCTATCCCTGTCATCCACTTGTCACATACACATCACCAGTACCCTGTCAAAAAATGTACTTTGGTCCCCTAGCCAAAGTCCCGCTAAGTATCAGAGCATGCTACATTTCCCATTTCATgttattttgctttcatttattgCGTTTTTTTTTGCTTGCGGTGATGAGAAAGCAACATTAAGACCATCTTGATGACACTGAATTTCCTGTATACATTCCTCTGGTGTAAGTAGTGCCATGCACATTACAATTGAAGCTGAATATTAAGTACAATATTAGAATTGTTGGATAAGTTATAAGTCTCTGTTAGAAGTACCGTATTGAAGAAGTATGCAAGGTAGGATTAATAAATTAAACCTTTAATCTATAAGCTACAAAAATCATGGATGTCATAAAACCATTTGTCCAATATCTGTGAGCATATGGCAACTATGCTTGGCCTTTGCCTTAACTCAAAAAATGAAACCACTAGTAAGTAAGTAACTCAGTTAGCAGTTTTCTGGGTGCATATGGTAACCGTACATTAATTTGGAGTGCCCCAtaggggtgtagtgccgtcagtggacctcatgcggtgcactgtagtcattacttaaggttctttgcagcttgccttcgtcccctagctgcaaccactttcgttccttttactgtacctcctttcatattctctctcttcatcttactttccaccctctcctgacactcgatccatagtgcaactgcgaggttttcctcctgttacacctttcaaaccttttactgtcaatttccatttcagcgttgaataatTTCATAagtcccagtggttggcctttggcctaaattctatagtcaACTCAACTCATTAATTTGGAGTGaaaaatctaaaattattttGCAACACCACTACGCATCTCTTAGACTCGCGGCGCTGCGCTCGGTATATGAATTATTAAGGAATTTCTCTTGTTAAAATTTATGCTTGTCTGTATCCATTTCTCAAATGTAAAATGTCAGTGACTGATTCCTACTTTTAAgcaaccaaaaaattattctatttgAATGTTAATTGCTCTTATTTCAATGTGAGCTGAACATGCTCGTGAAACTGAAGCTGTTACAgtattaacatttaaattaaaaacaTTCACACTCGACACTTGATCATCATTGAATAGAGACCTGACTTCTCCACACTTAACACTCATCTGTAAACTTTGATGAATTAAGAGAGCCAGTGATATCCAACATTGCAACATTTcacattctttcttccatcttactttccaccttctgcaacaattgcttcacagtgcagctgcgagttcttcctccagttacaccttccaaagcTCTTTACTGTCCGTTTCATAGGccacagcgcttggcctgtggcctaaatggTATATTGTGCTCTAATCTTCTATTCCACTCCAACTGTGGGTATCTTCTTACTTTTCTGTCCAATTCCTTCAACTTGGTCCAGTTCCATTTGGTTCTAATCATTTCCAGAAGACATAATTTTGAATGTCGAGACTTCTGTTTCAGGTCCAGATACAACACCCCACTCCACACCAACCACTGTCGCTGTGACATCAGATCCTCCAACAATGGTGTCTTTAACGGAGCTGCCACCGGTATCCCCAACAACGACTCTGGCTCCTACAAGCCCTCCAACAACAATGGAACCTACTACTACTCAACCACCCACAACAGTGGAACCCACTACTACTCAACCACCCACAACAATGGAACCCACTACTACAACCACAATAGTGGAACTCACTACTGCAACTACGATAGTGAAACCCACTACTACAACCACAACAGTGGAACCCACTACTACAACCACAACAGTGGAACCCACTACTACAACCACAGTAGTGGAACCCACTACTACTAAACCACCCACAACAGTGGAACCCACTACTACAACCACAGTAGTGGAACCCACTACTACTAAACCACCCACAACAGTGAAACCCACTACTACAACCACAATAGTGGAACCCACTACTACAACCACAACAGTGGAACCCACTACTACAAAAGCACCCACAACAACAGCTCCTGCCTGTGACTTTTCGCAGTTTGGAAGTACCCACACCATGCTGTTACCCCCGAAAGCGACCTGTACCGCCCACCTGAGTGGGGTCACTGATGCTGACAAGGCCATCATCCTCGCGACGCACAATAACCACCGTGTGACGGTAAGCAATGTTCTTGTTGCCTAAAAGGGTATGAATAACTATTGATTTTGAtggaggaattattattattattgggttttCATCGTCCAAATGAGGGCTTGTGACTAGAGAGTGAATTCTACTGAGGTGACAGTCACAATGCTAGGATTTTGTAGATAGCATCTGAGCACAGTTATGTTCTAGCAAAGGGGTTTCATTGTCCAAATGAGGGTTCTACTACCAAAACTAAATTAGAATTGCTGGGAATTTGGGAAATTGTGACCTGTATCAgtcaaaacaccttacaaactATATTGAGAGTTCTCATAGCTGCCCGTGACAAAACTGCAATGAATATCAGGACTGGATGGATAAACCCGACACTTTGCATCTTACAAGAAAATAACAGAACACCTTCAAGACTTGAACCTTTCTCCCCCAGATCGCCAAAGGTCTTGAAACGAGGGGGGACCCTGGCCCCCAGCCAGCTGGGGCCAACATCAGGGAACTGGTGTGGAACGACGAACTGGCCAAGGTGGCACAGGTGAGTTTTGCAGGTGTCTGAGACAGGTTGAAGAAGTTGGAAAACACCTGTTTGCTTGACATATGTCGTTCCTTGAACCATATGTGTTGGATGGCCTTATTCTGTTcagaaatatattagatataattttgtaatgtatattataattattatataataatatattatataatattatacatattatatatactataaatatatatatatatattatatatatatatataatatatatatatatatatatatatatatatataatattggaatGTACTTTTTCAAcgtgtaatacaacagtataacttgaagataaaaggcccataaaacactattttaacattgcaaccatatatttcaaacaagttaaaatagtgtttcatgggccttttatcttcatatatatgttacataaaagagggctataattaattatatgtttaatataccattgtgatgtgatgtgctgtgacttttttggaatgtgcagactgatcatttttaacttcccatggagacagagtccgagcgacaacctagagatagctgataaatcttttctgggatggtgtgacactaagatgcttacttaagcaggtcaatgttcgttctgtgggtatgtgagttcgtgagggcttgttcaaggtgcctttgaaaactggctgtgaccagttaattggggggttgacgaagagtgtgaattcatctgtacgtgtgcgcctcttccgttcataagggcatgtttagccaagaactagggagacggctgccttggaGAGAAacagcctggatggctctataatgtatttttgtttaagtgattttcCGAGCTGTAATGGCTAAGTGCtattatgctttagccaaagggatggcttgttgtctgtttgacattttgtaaagatgttctatttcatttaatcttctgacattgtctttataattgtgtgtgctcactagtgtgttctcctgtcttttaaacaggcggttctagtgagggggccgagtgtcctagtgaggggactgtattttggagaagagataattggtgtgactaattactgattaagacatttaaataccggggggttgtctgtgagacttgaactattatcattccattaatgatcctgtaagaatctgaattattcaactagtactttactttgaataaacgtatatatttttgtagctccgactctagtttaatgacctgatggaatggagagagagagagagagaaggctatgccagtgactgccttgagagagagagagagggggagagactgagtgtaaccagttcgccttacgcTATGGTTAAacacataccaaatatgaaaacagCAGTGGGGGGGTCGGCGATGCCctcgctgttaatatatatatatatatatatatatatatatatatatatatatatatatatatatatatatatatatatatatacatatatatatatatatatatatatatatatatatatatatatatatatatatatatgtatatatatatatatatatatatatatatatatatatatatatctatattatatatatatatatatatatatatatatatatatacagtggtcccccatattcgcagatgtgtaccagaccggccccgcccccccacaaatagttagaatccgcgaatagttggaacccctatgaaaaacCAACTAAACATttctatacttggttttttaatagttttatcacaaaaagtgcactttataatgaaattggtttacttttaatgaagaaattaactttctttcccaatatcttaaaaataactgcttcccagacaaatttttgtttaaaatgcttaagaaatgtttgatgcccgattcatagaggtgtcaacggttttgacagtcccaaaattaaaaatgtttgctagtttcccttttcttcatgacaacctcttcagaaaaaagttcctggcaattattcaaaaggaattcccggcactgaacctaaaaatcgtcccaaaaaatccattaactatcggatccctgtttaaaacgaaagaccgccttagtcctcttctaaaatctaatgttgtatataaatatacgtgcccgagatgtgatactataagtgagaatagattctcacaggggcttaagttttataccgggcagcagattaacaaaccccgaacagtcgaatatcagaaaccactctaaatcatgtaaaacatatattaatgataaggattttactattataggccaaacgcaaaacgaaaacgacctaacaactttggaatccattatgataaaaagatagttccgtccttaaatgcgcaatcctcgtctgttcagttgttcatcgcctagagtgcttgtttatattttctaaaaattctctcatgtcACTGACCCTGTCCTTTggcgaggataaggtatagaaatagccttactgttttacgttatttagtttatttattttttaatttttgtacacacatatcgtaatttttgtttactttttctgtaatttttaaataattttaatgtatctgtactgtacataattttaccgctcagtatgtttttctgttttaagagattcataattttttaaatgttctacattctgatgttgatgttcattgaatttttaaatatttcgtaatttttatgaattatgcagtgcgtagttttaatgttcgtgtgtttatctttaattatagccttgagaatgcgactgagtcgtgaaacgtcggcgaaataaatgtacctgaatacgaggcctttccctatggttcccctgatgagatatatatatataatatatatatattatatatatatataatatatataataatatatactatagatgagataagagagagagagaagacgagagagatgagaagtCGTATCTTTCACGAACGTGAAGTAATTATATATGATCTTCATATCAGAATGATATACTATCTGAAAAATGGTTGGTATGATATTTAACGGAGCGCGCACCTTTTGATATCAGGACAACACCTGTGTCCATTTCCCAAACacctgtgtggagagagagagattaaataatgTGTTTTATCTGGGGTATGTAATACTTACAGATGCGCCTGTCACATGGTTCATATATTCTAAcataatacttttagttttgtgataatgattttttattaatggtatgatgctctctctctctctctctctctctctctctctctctctctctctctctctctcattgtagagagagagataggaaacaaAGGCTCTCTTCTACCGTTATATCTCTTTTCTACCCCACCTCCAGGCTTGGGCTGCCCAGTGCCCCAACGGGCATGATTCCTACGCCAACAGGAGGATCTGCTCCAGGAGTTATAGTGTTGGAcaaaatatctattattattgggGGTTCGACGCCAATACTGTGAGTGATATTCTGTTGTGTTTTTAGAATGTTTTTTTAGATTTGttcaaaaaaatttctgagattttttttattttatcaattttttttcaatttttttaagaaattttctcaaaaattgtttttattttgtttttattttttc contains:
- the LOC135205271 gene encoding uncharacterized protein LOC135205271, with protein sequence MVSLTELPPVSPTTTLAPTSPPTTMEPTTTQPPTTVEPTTTQPPTTMEPTTTTTIVELTTATTIVKPTTTTTTVEPTTTTTTVEPTTTTTVVEPTTTKPPTTVEPTTTTTVVEPTTTKPPTTVKPTTTTTIVEPTTTTTTVEPTTTKAPTTTAPACDFSQFGSTHTMLLPPKATCTAHLSGVTDADKAIILATHNNHRVTIAKGLETRGDPGPQPAGANIRELVWNDELAKVAQAWAAQCPNGHDSYANRRICSRSYSVGQNIYYYWGFDANTAWKNAIDAWYAEVVDMPSYVVDSFTSSVPSGRVIGHYTQVLWAKTNEIGCGGVHYSTTLGATTYPQSKIYVCNYGEAGNFLSQPVYIKGTAATQCPNGAVSATYPELCA